The genomic region GCTTGTAAATGAACGTATTGGGGGAAGGGTTGGTCTGCTTTATGGACAGGGGTGGCAAGGCAAAGCTGTAGAGTTTCAGTTTATAAGTTGGATGGAAATTCCTTTTCAAGAATAAACGTTACCCCAGCTAGTGATGTGCCTTGTTCACCACCTGGCTCATAACAAATAAGGATATGTAGCGCTTGCTGCAACATTTACACCTAAATAAACAAACCGGCCCCTGAGCCGGTTTTATTACGCCTGGAGAAAGTGACTCAGGTTTGTACGGTGGTATCATTCTTGTATAACTAATTGATTTTTATAATAATTTTTTGGGATTGGCGCAGAATTGATTCAGAGAAGATAATCAGGATAATAGTGACCACGGTAACCGTTATGTAAATGTTAAGAAATAAAGGACTTTGAATGGATCTGAGGTTGTATTTAATAAAGTTTTATTCAATTCATGTGATAGTTGTGATTATCACACTAGCTTGCTTCCTGATGAATGGACCTATGAGAGGCGGGCTTCCGTTGGACAATACTGTCGCTGAAAGAATTGCTTTTATAGCCGATAATGGCCTGATCTGGTCATTATCTTGGTTTACCTGGATGCTTTCGGCAATTGGTTTATTTGTCTTTTGCGCAATCTTAGCGGATGAGCTAACCCAGAATTTTCTGCGAATGATCGGTATAGCTCTGGTCGGCATGGGAATCGCCCCAGATTTAATTGCCGAAGTAATCTACGCGTTTGTAATTCCTGAGATCATAAGCAGACAGCTTGGTAGCAATGCTATCGAGATACTTGAGATAATCGCCATGCACCTGACTGGCTATCTTGGTAATGGTTTATATAACTTGGGTGGCCTATTGCTAACGATTCTTGCAATTAACCAAGGCGTGCTAAAGTCGTGGATAGCTGCATGGGGCGTTATTGCCTGGATACTAGGACTGATGCTATCTCTTTTCGTTGCTATGGGCTCTGTTAAAGCTGCGGAAATTTTTACAGCAATAGCTATGGTCCTCAGTACCGCTTGGATGCTGATATTTGCTCACAAGGTGCTTAAGCGTTGAGTGAGTATGGGATTATTAAATTAGTGCACCTTGGGGCTCTCGTATTTTGGTTAGGGCCGCCGCTCGGGGCGTGGTTAGTATTGAAAACTGTCGAGGATGGCTCTTATAAGCCGAACTCATTAGCTGAAAAAGTTAGCCGTGTGTTTTATCTAACGGTTATTCTGGAGCACTTAGCATTCATTAGTCTTTTGGCTACAGGCTTCCTTATGGCTTTCAAATATGACTTACTAGGTGCAGCATGGCTAAGTCAAAAAATCTTCATAGTATTACTTGTCATAGTACCATTGGAGATTTTTGATGTATTACTGGGAAACTGGATTGCGAATACAGCTTCAAAGAAACTATATGCCGGTAGGCCTTTAAAAAGTTGGGAAAGGTATTGGTTAGAGGTGTATCACGGCATTTTCACTAAGATTGCTCTAATTATTATACCTCTATCGGTTTTAATAGTAATATATCTAGCCACTAGCAAAACTGGACTGGATTTACTTTCTTGGCAAGAGATTCAGAAATGATGCATGGCGGTGCATTTTAAACGGACATTATACACTGATTAGATAATATAAATCAGCTATCTTGCGATTGTTGTTTCTACCAACCACCCAAACCGGCCCCTGAGCCGGTTTTTTACTCTGGATAGAGTGATCGCATTTTGTACGATTGTGCCAAATCCATGTAGGTAGCTGTTTTTAATGCGCATTGTGGGTAAACGGCGCAAAATTGATTCCTGGGCAGTAATCAGGATAATAGTGGCCATGGTGATCAGTATTTAAGTGTTACGCATAAAGGAGAATTATGAAAATTTATATACTTCTTGTCTTTCTACTTGTCATGGGTTGTAACCCTAAAGCGAGTGTAGACTCAGTTCCAGATGCGAAAATACTAGCTGAAAAGTTTTTTGAAGAATTTAAAGGTGGTAACTACGAAGCCATTTACCCCTTATACAATGAGAAATTTTGGGAAGTAATGCCCAAAAAAACATGGAGCAAAATATTGCCTAATGTAAATAATGAGTTAGGAGAGCTAAAGGGTTGTGAGCTCGCAACTTGGAATCAAAAAACTCAAGCTTCAACGAGCGGCACAGGAAATTTTGTAGCCCTTCAGTACACTTGCAAGCATGAAAAATATGATTCAACAATTAGCTTTACGGTTTTAAAGCCTCTGTCAGGTGGTCAGTCCACAATAATCGGTCAGAATTTCAATTCTATAGGGTTTTTAATTGAGTAAAAGCATAACAAATAAGGATCGGTTGCGATTGCTGTAACGTATACACCTAAATAAACAAACCGGCCCCTGAGCCGGTTTTTTTACGCCTGGAGAAAAGCTACTTCCCCAGGTCTCACAACCTGGAACTGCTGAGGGAAAGGCGTATGGAGGGGCTAAAAGTTCAGGCTGGAGATACCCAGGGAGACAAAGTGAACCTGCAACCCACCCGCATCCCCAAGCTTCTGAGGCTGGCCAAAGGCCGCGATTGCGTCCGCTGTGGCAATAACGAGGGCAGTACCGTGGCCGCCCACTACCAGGGCCAGCGCAGCCACAGCTACGGTAAGGGCCGGGGAATCAAGCCCCACGATGCCATGGCTGCGCATCTCTGTTATCGCTGCCACGCTGAGGCGGATAGCAGTGGTCTGGGTAACTGTCCCGAGGACCACAGTAGACGCTTTCTGCTGCTGATCATCACTACTCAAATGAATTTGCTTATAGAGGGGCGCATCATCGCACGAGACTATGCCCAGGCCTTCCTGCTGAAGCTGTGCCGCAATACGGCGGAACTCATGGAGTGTGGAGAGCCTGAGCTTCACGACATCGCCTGTCGTCTGGCCGGGTGCTGGGACTCCGGCGAAATCGCTATCGCCTCCCAGGGGGCCATGGTGAGCAGCTTTGTGGGGGTGGGCTCATAGCTTACAAAGTCAGCGGGCAGGGTCAGCTACTGTACCCGTCAGTGCAGCGTACACATATTCATGAGCTAATCTGGCGCAGGACATACCAATTTTTTAACTTTACGAAGAGGAATCATTTTATGAGTACATATCCTAGAACGTTTTCTCATATCGGTATATCGGTGCCTGACATTGAAGCAGCAGTTAAATTTTATAGTGATGTAATGGGTTGGTACCATATTATGGAACCAACAGTGATTACAGAAGAGTCTGACACGCCAATTGGGCAAATGTGCATCGATGTTTTTGGCCTTGGTTGGGGGTCGTTTAAAATTGCCCACATGTCTACGGGAGACAAAATCGGTGTTGAAATGTTTGAGTTCAAGAACAATGAATCACCAAAAGAGTTTGAGTACTGGAAAACAAGCACCTTTCACTTTTGTGTGCAAGATCCTGATATAGAGCGATTGGTTGCAAAAATTGTGGAGCACGGTGGTAAGCAACGGATGCCTATTCGCGAATACTATCCTGGAGAGAAGCCCTATAGAATGTGCTACGTTGAAGATCCCTTTGGTCTGATCTTCGAAGTGTATTCACACAGCTATGAATTGACTTATTCTCAGGGCGCGTATTAGAGCGTTTAACAAATAAGGATATGTTGCGATTGCTGAAATATTTGGCACCCAAATAGACAAACCGGCCACTGAGCCGGTTTTTTTAGGCCTGGAGAAAGCTACTTCCCCAGGTCTCACAATCTGGAGCTACTGATGCTAGGTGCAATTTCTGCGATCTCCGGTCTGATTGGTAAGGCGATCGACAAGGCGTTTCCTGACAAATCTGAGGCCAACAGGCTCAAGGCCGAGATTGACCGCCAGTTGATAGCGATGGATTTCAAGGAGCTGGAATCGGCAACCAGTGTGATTACCGCAGAAGCGGGCGGAGAGAGCTGGCTTCAGCGTTGCTGGCGTCCTATTGCCATGCTGACCTTTGTCAGCCTTGTGGTGGCGCATTGGCTGGGATGGACCGCACCAAACCTCAGCGAGGAACAAACACTGGCACTGTTGGAGATTGTAAAGATCGGCCTGGGTGGTTACGTAGTGGGCCGCAGTGCTGAAAAAGCGATCAAGACATGGAAACAGTCATGACTGTTCACGATCTGATGCGAGAGTTGGCTGAGAAGGCCAGTCATGCCACCACAGTAACAGTGGGCGCTATCGGCGGTATCTATAGCTTGTTTGTTCAAAACCCCATTGGTTTTATCTGTGCCTTGGTGGCCGTCGCCTCCTTTGCGATGAACTGGTATTACAACCACAAGCGCCTGCAGTTGATGAAGGCGCAGCAGGGGCAGTAGCAGCCATGGCCGAGCTGAAGCTGACCTTCGATGCCTCGGCCTTTGATCAGGCCTCTAAAGCGTTACAGCGTCAATTGCCCTATGCCGGTGCGCAGGCACTGAACACTGTGGCATTTCGGATTCGCGGGGAAGCGCGTGCGGTGATGGGGCGGGTATTTGTCAACCCGACCCGATTGACCCTGAATTCTGTACTGGTAGATAAAGCCACAAAGCGCACTGGCATTGCCAGGGTGTATATCCGCGATCAGGCCACCAAGGGCACCGCACCCAGTAAGTACCTGGCCCCTGCGGTATTCGGCAGTAGTCGCAATGAGAAACGCTTCGAGCGTGCCCTGCGCTATGCCGGCCTGCTCCCTGCGGGCATGTATGTTGTGCCGGGGGAGGGCGCCAGGCTCAATCGACACGGCAATATCACTGCGGGCACCTACAGCAAGATCCTGTCCCAGGTACGAGCCAGTTCGGATTCTATGCAGAACGCCACCGGTAGCCGTCGCAGTAAAGCCAAGCGAGGCATCACCAAAGGTTACTTTGTCGGCAAGATCGAGGGTACCTGGGGCGTATGGCAGCGGGTGGGCTACAAGCGTCGCCGCTCTGTGCGGCCCATTCTGATCTTTGTAAATAAGAAACCCAACTACCGCAAGCGCTTCCCGTTTTTCAAAGTTGCCGAGGGCATAGCACAGCGGCACCTGTTGCCCGAGCTGGGCAAAGCGATGGATCGGGCACTGGCCAGTGCCCGGCGACGTTGAGCGGGTCCTCCCGAGAAACCCTGCGCACGGGGAATTCGGACCGTGTTTTTTTAACAGCAACCTGAAAATTCCTAGGGGGTTATACCTTGTCTGGCACTGTATCTCTGAACGACCAGGCAACCCAGTCGGGGTTTGCGCGACTGGTGGGCACTTCCCAGCCGGCCATTGCCAAGCATGTGCAGGCCGGTGTACTGCCACAGGGCGAGACTTATGGGGCCTGGCTGCAAGCGTATTGTGAGCGGCTGCGCACAGAAGCTGCCGGGCGTCAGGTCAGCGATGCTCGCAACCGCCGGGATATGGCCCAGGCTCTGGAATCCGAAGCCAATGCGCAATTAAAGCTGCGCGAGCTGTACCGGCAGGATCAGTTGATTGTCGATATGGAATCCGTACACAAGGCGATGGCCGAGTGGGCCACCGTTGGCAAGAATGAATTTTTAGGGGCGGTGGAAAGTATCCTGATCGCCATCGAGAGCCAGCATGCCATTACCGTCGAGCGTGAATCTCTGCAGCCCGATATTGACGCTGCCCTCCGAGCTATTGGCGGTTACGAGATCGAACCTGCAGCGCCTGGTGCGGGAGATACGCACAACCTGGATACCGCTGCCTGAAACCCCGCTGATTGGGTGGTTGCCGAAAAATATCAAATTGCCGTCGGAGGACAGTGACAACGCCGGTTATTACCGGGTGGAGTATGTGCCTTATTTCTGGGGCGTGATGCATGCCCTGGATAGCCCGGTGTCGTGGATGGTGGTGATGCAAAAGGCGGCACAGATCGGTTGGACCGTGTTGCTGGCTGCGGATATTTGTAAATGTGCCGCGGTGGATCCGGCCAGGATCCTGATGCTGTTCCCCAAGGATGAGAAGGGGCGGTTGTTTATGGATGAGAAGCTGGTGCCGATTATCGAAGGTTCGCCGGCAGTGAGTCGGGTGATTGATATCTCCACCAGCCGCAAAGGCGGCAGTCGCTCAACCCGCAAGAAGTTCCCTGGCGGCGAGGTGCGCACGGTGGGCTCCAATTCCATCTCCAATGTGAAGTCCACCACTGCCCGCCGAGGCTATGTGGAGGAGCCGGACGATACCAATAAGGATGTCGGCGATCAGGGCGATGCCATTCGTCACTTGCGCGAACGCTTAAAGCGGATGCGCAACAAGAAACTGATTATTGGCGGGACGCCTGCGGTTGCGGACTTATCCCAGGTAGAGCATTACGTCCGGCTCGGCACGATGCGGGTACTGCCGGTGACCTGTCACGACTGCGGTGAGTGCCATGTGCTGGATTGGGAAAATGTCAGTTGGTTGGAGAAAGAGGGGGTACCGCGCACCCGGTATTCGGCCTGCATCAGCCGGAAACCGCTGTGTATACCTGCCCGCAATGCGGCAGTGCCTGGGACGACTACCGCCGCCAGGCCAATATCCTGCAGACCTGTAACACTGCGCGCGAGAGGGGCGATGCCTTTGCCGGCTGGGTTAAGACCCAATGCGGCGAGGGGTTTGAGCAGGATGAGATTGAACCCATAGAAACCTTTATGGAGCTCTCGGAGCTGTATGTGTGTATCCCCGGTACAGCGCTTGCGGACGTTGTACGGGACTACTTGGAAGCGGAGCACGAAGCCAAAAGCGGGGATGAGTCCGCGCGTATTGTGTTCCAGAACAACAAGCTGGGCCGGCCCTACCAGTATGCCGCCAATCAATTGCTGGATCACGAACGGCTGCAAGAGGCCGCCGAGGATTACCCGGAACTCTCCTGTCCCGCTGCAGGCCTGCTGGTTACCGTGGGCATTGATGTGCAACACGATCGCCTGGCTATCACCATTCGCGCCTTCGGGCGCAATGAAGAAAGCTGGCAGTTGTACTGGGGCGAGATCGATGGCGATACCGCCGACAAGCGGGATGACTGTTGGAGTGCTTTGGATCAACTGGTATTCCAGGGCTTTCAGCATGAACGCTTTGGTGAGATTCGTGCAGCGGCAGTGAGTATCGACTCCTCTGATGGTGGCACCAGCAATGCGGTTTACCACTGGGTGAGAACGCGGGATAAAAAATATCGCGGCGTTCTGGTAATGGCCATCAAGGGTGACAGCAATGACTTCGGCAGCAAAGAAATCTTTAGCCAGCCCCGGCAGGTGGATTATAACAACCCCAAGCGGCGCACCAAGGCCGACCGCCAAGGTGTACGGGTTTATATCGTAGGTACCCACAAAGCCAAAGACCTGATCGCCAAACGGCTATTGGGCACTAGTGCCTATATGCACAGTTGCAAGCATGTCCGGCAGGACTACTGGGCGCAGGTGACCGCCGAAGTCAAAGCGCCCAGTAAAAAGCATCGCGGCAAACTGGTGTGGCAACAGCGGCCAGGCAGGCCCAATGAAGCTACGGATACCGAGGTCTATGCCCTGCACGCTGCACATGCCATGGGCATGCATAAATACAACGAGAAAAAATGGTCCGCCATTGAATCGCGTCTGGGCCAGCGCACCCTATTCAGCGCATTGGAACCGGATCCCTCTCTCCAACAACCCAAGCCCGTCGTGAAAAAACCGCGGCGGCCAGCGCAGCCTGTTGGCTCCTTACTGGATAGTTAAATGTCTCAATCTGCTCAAGCGATGGTCGACCTGTATCTCCAGGCCGAAATAGAGGTGCTCGCCGGTAAAACCACCGTGATTAACGGACGACAGCTTACTACAGAAAACCTGCAGGAAATCCGTGCGGGCCGTCAGGAGTGGGAACGCAGAGCGTCCGAACAAAAATCACAGGCGGCCAGCAAACGCCGCGGCCCCACTTACGCGAACTTTTGCCAATGAATACCCTGGATGCCTTAATCGGGTTTTTCTCGCCCGAGGCCGGCCTGCGCCGGGTGCAGGCGCGACGGGCGTTGCGTATCGCCGCCGCCTATGAGGCCGCCAAGCCCAGTCGCCTGAGAAAGAACCCTGCGGACAACCGCAGCGGGGATCTGGTGGCTGATGGGGATGTGGAAACCCTGCGCGGCCAGGCCCGGCACCTGGAGCAAAACCATGATTTTGCCTTCGGTATTCTCACCACCCTGGTCAACAACGTGGTAGGCCCACGGGGTATCGACGTGGAGTTCCAGCCCAAAACCTGGGATGGCGAAATTCACGATGAGCTCGCCGCCCGGATGAACGCGCTGTACCGGGAATGGGCACACCGCCCCGAGTGTACCCGCCAGTTTAGCTGGGCCAAAACC from Microbulbifer sp. MI-G harbors:
- a CDS encoding DUF3887 domain-containing protein, which produces MKIYILLVFLLVMGCNPKASVDSVPDAKILAEKFFEEFKGGNYEAIYPLYNEKFWEVMPKKTWSKILPNVNNELGELKGCELATWNQKTQASTSGTGNFVALQYTCKHEKYDSTISFTVLKPLSGGQSTIIGQNFNSIGFLIE
- a CDS encoding lactoylglutathione lyase family protein — translated: MSTYPRTFSHIGISVPDIEAAVKFYSDVMGWYHIMEPTVITEESDTPIGQMCIDVFGLGWGSFKIAHMSTGDKIGVEMFEFKNNESPKEFEYWKTSTFHFCVQDPDIERLVAKIVEHGGKQRMPIREYYPGEKPYRMCYVEDPFGLIFEVYSHSYELTYSQGAY
- a CDS encoding 3TM-type holin, with amino-acid sequence MLGAISAISGLIGKAIDKAFPDKSEANRLKAEIDRQLIAMDFKELESATSVITAEAGGESWLQRCWRPIAMLTFVSLVVAHWLGWTAPNLSEEQTLALLEIVKIGLGGYVVGRSAEKAIKTWKQS
- a CDS encoding phage terminase large subunit family protein; protein product: MTLPSELLAVTRSNLQRLVREIRTTWIPLPETPLIGWLPKNIKLPSEDSDNAGYYRVEYVPYFWGVMHALDSPVSWMVVMQKAAQIGWTVLLAADICKCAAVDPARILMLFPKDEKGRLFMDEKLVPIIEGSPAVSRVIDISTSRKGGSRSTRKKFPGGEVRTVGSNSISNVKSTTARRGYVEEPDDTNKDVGDQGDAIRHLRERLKRMRNKKLIIGGTPAVADLSQVEHYVRLGTMRVLPVTCHDCGECHVLDWENVSWLEKEGVPRTRYSACISRKPLCIPARNAAVPGTTTAARPISCRPVTLRARGAMPLPAGLRPNAARGLSRMRLNP
- a CDS encoding terminase gpA endonuclease subunit, with the translated sequence MELSELYVCIPGTALADVVRDYLEAEHEAKSGDESARIVFQNNKLGRPYQYAANQLLDHERLQEAAEDYPELSCPAAGLLVTVGIDVQHDRLAITIRAFGRNEESWQLYWGEIDGDTADKRDDCWSALDQLVFQGFQHERFGEIRAAAVSIDSSDGGTSNAVYHWVRTRDKKYRGVLVMAIKGDSNDFGSKEIFSQPRQVDYNNPKRRTKADRQGVRVYIVGTHKAKDLIAKRLLGTSAYMHSCKHVRQDYWAQVTAEVKAPSKKHRGKLVWQQRPGRPNEATDTEVYALHAAHAMGMHKYNEKKWSAIESRLGQRTLFSALEPDPSLQQPKPVVKKPRRPAQPVGSLLDS
- a CDS encoding primosomal replication protein PriB/PriC domain protein, producing the protein MSQSAQAMVDLYLQAEIEVLAGKTTVINGRQLTTENLQEIRAGRQEWERRASEQKSQAASKRRGPTYANFCQ